One Acidobacteriota bacterium DNA segment encodes these proteins:
- a CDS encoding thymidine kinase has protein sequence MDIERTRHTGWIEVVCGSMFSGKSEELIRRLRRAQIARQKVQIFKPKFDSRFSEDEIVSHSEMRIQSRNVLTAHDLLQTVDDDTEVVGIDEGQFFDAELPAVCEVLAGRGKRVIVAGLDQDYLGKPFEPMPQLLAIAEYITKTLAICMVCGNPANHTQRLVASSDRLLLGSQGTYEARCRRCFDPSLAGGDIPKTV, from the coding sequence ATGGATATCGAACGGACACGTCACACAGGCTGGATCGAAGTCGTCTGCGGCAGCATGTTCAGCGGCAAGAGCGAGGAGCTCATCCGCCGCCTCCGTCGCGCGCAGATTGCCCGCCAGAAGGTCCAGATCTTCAAGCCGAAATTCGACAGCCGGTTCAGCGAGGACGAAATCGTCTCGCACAGCGAGATGCGGATCCAGTCGCGAAACGTCCTGACCGCACACGACCTGCTGCAGACGGTGGACGACGACACCGAGGTCGTGGGGATCGACGAAGGGCAGTTCTTCGACGCCGAACTGCCGGCGGTGTGCGAAGTGCTCGCCGGCCGCGGCAAGCGCGTGATTGTCGCGGGCCTCGACCAGGACTATCTCGGCAAGCCGTTCGAGCCGATGCCGCAACTGCTGGCCATCGCGGAGTACATCACCAAGACGCTCGCCATCTGCATGGTCTGCGGCAATCCGGCCAATCACACGCAGCGGCTGGTCGCCAGCAGCGACCGCCTCCTGCTGGGTTCGCAAGGGACATACGAGGCACGCTGCCGCCGGTGCTTCGATCCGTCCCTGGCCGGCGGCGACATACCCAAGACGGTCTAG
- the efp gene encoding elongation factor P, which translates to MSSIQATRLRKGMLIHLDGELLRILELQHVTPGNLRGFVRAKMRNLRNGAQVEQRLRSEDTIQRATLDELEMQYMYSDAGGHHFMDTTTYEQITLADEVLGEMINYIVPESTIKVEFYGVEPVGIELPQTVDLTVKDTAPAIKGSTANAQLKPATLETGLVVSVPPFVNTGDRIRVNTETGEYQARV; encoded by the coding sequence ATGAGTTCGATTCAGGCGACGCGGCTCAGAAAAGGCATGCTGATCCATCTGGATGGCGAACTGCTCAGGATCCTCGAGTTGCAGCACGTCACGCCCGGCAACCTCCGCGGTTTCGTTCGCGCCAAGATGCGAAACCTGCGCAACGGGGCCCAGGTGGAACAGCGGCTGCGATCGGAAGATACGATCCAGCGGGCGACGCTGGACGAACTCGAGATGCAGTACATGTACAGCGACGCGGGCGGTCACCATTTCATGGACACCACCACGTACGAACAGATTACGCTCGCCGACGAAGTGCTGGGCGAGATGATCAATTACATCGTGCCGGAATCGACCATCAAGGTCGAGTTCTACGGGGTCGAACCGGTGGGAATCGAGCTGCCTCAGACGGTGGACCTGACGGTCAAGGACACCGCCCCGGCCATCAAGGGATCGACCGCCAACGCGCAGTTGAAGCCGGCGACGCTCGAGACGGGCCTGGTCGTGTCGGTGCCGCCGTTTGTGAACACGGGCGACCGGATTCGGGTCAATACGGAGACGGGCGAATATCAGGCGCGGGTGTAG
- a CDS encoding Hsp20/alpha crystallin family protein: MAFSRWDPLHDLLALHERLNRLGAEEVPGWTPAVDLFETADRFVVSVELPSLNRDDIRIDVQEHTLVVRGERPCQTPGDARFLRVERGHGAFVRSFALPQPVRAAGVSAEFRDGVLTILVPKVQPQIRRIKID; the protein is encoded by the coding sequence GTGGCATTTTCTCGCTGGGATCCGCTTCACGATCTGCTCGCCTTGCACGAACGACTGAACCGTCTGGGCGCCGAGGAGGTGCCCGGCTGGACGCCCGCTGTCGACCTGTTCGAAACGGCCGATCGCTTCGTCGTGAGCGTTGAGCTCCCCAGCCTGAACCGCGACGACATCCGCATCGATGTGCAGGAGCACACGCTCGTCGTCCGAGGCGAGCGGCCCTGCCAGACACCGGGGGATGCACGGTTTCTGCGGGTCGAGCGCGGACATGGAGCGTTCGTGCGTTCCTTCGCGCTCCCTCAGCCTGTCCGGGCGGCGGGCGTGTCGGCGGAATTCCGCGATGGCGTCCTCACGATTCTGGTTCCCAAGGTCCAGCCGCAGATTCGCCGCATCAAGATCGATTGA